From one Gemmatimonadaceae bacterium genomic stretch:
- a CDS encoding ABC transporter permease, giving the protein MLYAEVIRVALGALRANKLRSILTMLGIVIGVGAVIAMDGIGRGAQVAIKDRITALGTTLLTVTPGQVRGMGGVAAEADRAKLTMADAAALDEQATLLNAVQPEMSRQLQIQFQSKNASTQVVGTTANYLEVRKYELQGGRMFTTQEDQGKQRFAVLGPAVLENLGVSNPDAIIGENVRIRGIQFTVIGVLKSKGQSSPFMNPDDQILIPLNTARFRVLGTDRIRSVSVLAKSEEKIPEAMAEIQKILRREHRLAREKDDDFTIRNQADFLTTFAETSKVFGSLLAGIAAVSLIVGGIGIMNIMLVSVTERTREIGVRKALGATGNNILFQFLIEAVVLCILGGAIGVAVGSGGAYALSKVFAWNTSISSQSVVMAFAFSAAVGLVFGVWPARRAAKLDPIQALRYE; this is encoded by the coding sequence ATGCTCTACGCCGAAGTGATCCGGGTCGCGCTGGGGGCCCTGCGAGCGAACAAGCTGCGCTCGATCCTGACGATGCTCGGCATTGTCATCGGCGTGGGAGCGGTGATCGCCATGGATGGCATCGGGCGCGGGGCGCAGGTGGCCATCAAGGATCGCATCACGGCGCTCGGCACCACGCTCCTCACGGTGACCCCCGGGCAGGTGCGCGGGATGGGCGGGGTGGCGGCGGAAGCGGATCGCGCGAAGCTCACCATGGCCGACGCAGCGGCGCTCGATGAGCAGGCGACGCTCCTCAATGCGGTGCAGCCGGAGATGTCGCGGCAGCTGCAGATCCAGTTCCAGTCGAAGAACGCGAGCACGCAGGTTGTCGGCACGACAGCCAACTACCTCGAAGTCCGCAAGTACGAGCTGCAGGGCGGTCGGATGTTCACGACCCAGGAGGATCAGGGGAAGCAGCGCTTCGCCGTCCTCGGGCCCGCGGTACTCGAAAACCTCGGTGTGTCGAACCCCGACGCGATCATCGGCGAGAATGTGCGCATTCGCGGCATTCAGTTCACCGTGATCGGCGTACTCAAGAGCAAGGGGCAGTCGTCGCCGTTCATGAACCCCGACGATCAGATCCTCATCCCGCTCAACACGGCGCGCTTCCGTGTGCTCGGGACTGATCGCATCCGCTCGGTGTCGGTGCTCGCCAAGAGCGAGGAGAAGATCCCCGAGGCGATGGCCGAGATCCAGAAGATCCTCCGCCGCGAACATCGACTGGCGCGCGAGAAGGACGACGATTTCACCATCCGCAATCAGGCCGACTTCCTCACGACCTTTGCCGAAACGAGCAAGGTGTTCGGCTCGCTCCTCGCCGGGATCGCGGCGGTGTCGCTGATCGTGGGCGGGATCGGGATCATGAACATCATGCTCGTCTCGGTCACCGAGCGGACGCGCGAGATCGGGGTGCGGAAGGCGCTCGGCGCCACCGGCAACAACATCCTGTTCCAGTTCCTGATCGAGGCCGTGGTGCTGTGCATCCTGGGCGGCGCGATTGGCGTCGCGGTGGGGAGCGGCGGGGCCTATGCGCTCAGCAAGGTCTTTGCGTGGAATACCTCCATCAGTTCGCAGTCGGTCGTGATGGCCTTTGCCTTCTCGGCGGCGGTCGGGCTGGTCTTCGGGGTCTGGCCGGCACGGCGGGCCGCCAAGCTCGATCCGATTCAGGCGCTCCGGTACGAGTAG